One window of the Labilibaculum sp. genome contains the following:
- a CDS encoding NRDE family protein — translation MCTLTYIPIGPDDFFFTTNRDENPKREAEFPKEYLIGESFVLYPKEKTAKGTWMMCHENDFALCLLNGAFEKHIYKPPYKKSRGVMVLEFLEFASTIDFLKYYDFSGMEPFTLLVLKYKDSRSLEEIRWDGETFHYRRLNSSKPNIWSSSTLYNKEAREMRQHWFDNWLGKCNNFSSEEILSFHKTTGKDDTFNGLVMNRNEKVKTLSITQIRRENKIVSMHHHDLKKNKSRYVCFSKKSLI, via the coding sequence ATGTGCACATTAACCTACATACCTATTGGCCCGGATGATTTTTTCTTCACTACAAATAGAGATGAAAATCCAAAAAGAGAAGCCGAATTTCCTAAAGAATATCTTATTGGAGAGTCATTTGTACTTTATCCAAAAGAAAAAACTGCTAAAGGAACTTGGATGATGTGTCATGAAAATGATTTCGCGCTTTGTTTGTTGAATGGAGCCTTTGAAAAACACATATATAAACCTCCTTATAAAAAGAGTAGGGGTGTTATGGTTCTCGAATTTTTAGAATTTGCATCAACCATTGATTTTCTTAAATATTACGATTTTAGTGGGATGGAACCATTCACTTTACTTGTTTTAAAATATAAAGACTCACGAAGTTTGGAAGAGATACGTTGGGATGGAGAAACATTTCACTATCGGAGGCTGAATTCCTCAAAGCCTAACATTTGGTCATCCTCTACTTTGTATAATAAAGAAGCTCGGGAAATGCGTCAACACTGGTTTGATAATTGGCTTGGCAAGTGTAATAATTTTTCAAGTGAAGAAATACTCAGTTTTCATAAAACAACAGGTAAAGATGATACTTTTAACGGATTAGTGATGAATCGGAATGAGAAAGTGAAAACTCTTAGCATAACACAAATCCGGCGAGAGAACAAGATTGTTTCGATGCATCACCATGACTTAAAAAAGAATAAATCCCGATATGTTTGTTTTAGCAAAAAGAGCCTCATTTGA
- a CDS encoding outer membrane protein transport protein yields MKNSIKIIFSALIVMAGIFSTQSVKATDGYFGVGYGAQNKGLAGAGIAWYQNSLISGNPAGHVFLGTQYQVGVGFFNPNREYTVTGNPSGMDNTFGLLPGNVESDSKLFLMPSMGANWMINEKSSFSATLFGNGGMNTNYAPTTMPDGSKMGTFGSNGKTGVDLGQMFLGLTYSRKIAEKHSFGITALLAYQYFEAKGIAAFGQMSSNLTKLSDNGHDNAFGYGVKFGYLGELAKGLHLGASYQTMLYMSEFDDYAGLFAEQGDFNIPSTWTVGLAYEINEDWAVMIDYKAINYTDVASVSNKMRTPMDPAFSPLGTDKGSGFGWQDINVWKFGVEYAGIEGWTLRGGYSHCDQPVPETEVMFNILAPGIIEDHITLGCSKTLGDSGKALHLALVYALPASVKGFNPMDFDAAQAMQGNMIPNQTIELEMNQFEVEIAFTF; encoded by the coding sequence ATGAAAAATAGTATTAAGATTATTTTTTCGGCTTTAATTGTGATGGCTGGAATCTTTTCGACTCAGTCTGTTAAAGCAACAGATGGTTATTTTGGCGTTGGCTACGGCGCTCAAAATAAAGGTTTAGCTGGTGCAGGTATTGCATGGTATCAAAATTCTTTAATCAGTGGTAATCCTGCTGGTCATGTTTTCCTGGGAACACAATATCAGGTTGGTGTTGGTTTTTTTAATCCAAATCGTGAATACACAGTTACAGGAAATCCTTCTGGAATGGATAATACTTTTGGTTTACTGCCAGGAAATGTTGAAAGCGATTCTAAATTATTTTTGATGCCCAGTATGGGAGCCAATTGGATGATCAATGAGAAAAGTAGTTTCTCTGCTACATTATTTGGAAATGGTGGAATGAACACTAACTATGCACCAACAACCATGCCTGATGGTAGTAAAATGGGAACTTTTGGTAGTAATGGTAAAACAGGAGTAGATTTGGGGCAAATGTTTTTAGGTTTAACGTACTCTAGAAAAATAGCAGAAAAGCATAGTTTTGGTATTACCGCTTTATTGGCTTACCAATATTTTGAAGCAAAAGGTATTGCTGCTTTTGGACAAATGTCAAGCAATCTTACAAAATTGTCTGATAATGGGCATGACAATGCATTTGGTTACGGTGTGAAGTTCGGATATCTTGGGGAGTTGGCTAAAGGATTACACCTTGGAGCTAGTTACCAAACCATGTTGTACATGAGCGAATTTGATGATTATGCCGGTCTTTTTGCAGAGCAGGGGGATTTTAACATTCCATCTACATGGACTGTTGGTTTGGCTTATGAAATCAACGAAGATTGGGCTGTAATGATTGACTATAAAGCGATCAATTATACAGATGTAGCTTCTGTTTCAAATAAAATGCGCACCCCAATGGATCCTGCATTCTCTCCTTTAGGAACAGATAAAGGTTCAGGTTTTGGTTGGCAAGACATAAATGTTTGGAAATTTGGTGTAGAATATGCTGGCATTGAAGGATGGACTTTAAGAGGAGGTTATTCTCATTGTGACCAACCAGTTCCTGAAACGGAAGTAATGTTCAATATTTTAGCTCCGGGAATTATCGAAGATCATATTACTTTGGGTTGTTCAAAGACTCTGGGTGATTCAGGAAAAGCACTTCACTTGGCATTGGTTTATGCATTGCCTGCGAGTGTAAAAGGATTCAATCCTATGGATTTTGATGCTGCTCAAGCGATGCAAGGAAATATGATTCCTAATCAAACAATTGAATTGGAAATGAACCAATTCGAAGTAGAGATTGCATTTACTTTTTAA